The genomic interval AAATGGCATGCTTGATCGAACCTCACAATGGTAAAGTGATACTAGACGGATATTATAAAATCTTTCATTATTCACGACATAATTCCGTATTTGCTTCTCAGACAATATCCGTCTGCTAAGTTGCATCGAGACTTAAAAACTACTTGAAACTATACCTTTCGAACAGAATTAGGAGAGCTTGCTGAAAAGTGGCAAACCTTTATTGACATGCATTAGTTTTTTTAGTCGTTGTGATAATCCTTTCTCGGTTTAAATGTTCAGAAAAGTAGAAGAAGCTTATGAGCGAATAAAAGGAATCGTTAACAAAACTCCCGTAATGACTTCCTCAACCCTTAACAAAATAACTGGCAGCAAGTGTTTCTTGAAATGTGAGAATTTTCAGAAAACTGGAGCTTTCAAATTTAGAGGAGCTTTCAATGCCTTGTCACAACTATCTCCGGAACAGAAGAAAAAAGGAGTAATAACACACTCCTCTGGAAACCATGCACAGGCACTAGCCTTAGCAGCTAAACTTCTAGGAATCAAGGCGGTGATAGTTATGCCTGAAAATGCCTCTCTAGTGAAAATGGCTGCAACAAAAGGTTACGAAGCGGAAATAGTCACTTGTGGTTCTAACCCAACCGATCGAGAGAAAGCTGTTATACCCCTAATCGAAAGACACGGTTATACTCTCATACACCCATCTAACGATCTCACAATAATCGCTGGTGCTGGAACTGCTACCTATGAACTAATCAAAGAAGTAAGCAAGCTCGACTATGTTTTCAGTCCAGTGGGCGGTGGCGGATTACTGAGTGGAACAGCAATAGCGACAAAGGGTTTGCTTCCATCAGCCAAGATTATTGGTGTTGAACCCAAAAACGCAGACGATGCCTATCAATCATTCAAAGCAGGAAAAATTATTCCAGTCGAGAATCCAAATACGATAGCAGACGGTTTAAAAACTTCTCTTGGAAGCAATACTTTTAGAATAATACGAGGAAAGGTGGACCAAATAATAACCGTTTCAGAAGAAGAAATTGTAGAGGCAATGCAGTTTCTCTGGGAAAGAATGAAGCTAGTGGTTGAACCTTCTGGAGCAGTTTCACTGGCAGGGGTACTATCGAAACAGATAGAATTAGAGTCTAAAAAAGTGGGAATAATAATTAGTGGAGGAAACATCGACTTAACTGGTTTCTTCGACAGAATTTAGCAAGTATAAGCGGTTGAACAGTTCATAAAGTGGACTGTAGTTTTCGTAAGAGGTTTCTAGTTCTTTAAAAGACCTGACAATCCACGTATTTATGACTCTCTTTAGATTAGTTCTTGCTGTGTTGCTTTTCTACGAAACTATTCACCGAGTAACTGATTTAACGTAACGTTTTTAGAACTTTTCCTTGGAAACGATAGGTTGAAGCTCGAATTTCTCAGCTTTGGTTAGACCTTTTGGAGACCAGCAAGAGCCATGTGTTTCTTTATGTTAGTCAATGTTGTTATGAAAGAATTCGAGTTGGCAATTTTTGATTTTTGTCGCAAGTCTGCGATGAAATCTGAATAATCGGTGTAGTTCTTGTGCATAGTCACGATTAGAGAGTTTTTTCCCATTCCGTTGCCGTCAGCAACGAAGATCACTCTAGGTTCTTTGTCAAGCCATTTGTAAGGTGACGTGGTTTCTGTTTTTTCTTCGGGTAGCCATTGCACGAAAGTAAATGCTGCCAGCTCGAATCCAAGCTTGGTAAAGTCTGGCAGAGCGGTATATTGTAGAACGTACTTCTCGTCTTCAAGCTTTCTCCTAGTCCTCGTAACGGTAGGCTGCGAAAACCCAAGGACCTTCGCCAAGTCTCTATCGCTTCTTCGAGAGTTCTTAATTAATTCGTAGAGAAGCTTCGGAATTTTATCAGGATGCATACTTCGCATAAAGTACAAAGTAGTATATAAATCCTATGATTAACTTTGAGGCATATGCAATTTTTTATTTTTCTCAATAAATTAACACTTTTTATGATTTTTTTAAAACATATAATCTTCCAGTCAATCTCTCTGCATTGCCTTTTTTCACTAACACTGTGTCCTCGATTCTAAAACCACCAAAGCCAACGATATATATACCAGGCTCGTCAGTAACTGCGTTTCCCGCCTTCAGTACATCTTTGCTTGTGGAATTCAAAACTGGCTGCTCATGTACTTCTAATCCAACACCGTGGCCCAAACCGTGGACAAAATATTCACCGTACCCTGCCTTGCCTATGATGCCCCTTGCAGCTGCGTCCGTTTCTGCAGCCTTCACTCCATCCTGCATTTTCCGAAAAGCTTTCTCTTGGGCCATCTTCACAACTGTGTAGATTTTTTTCTGCTTTGCAGATGGCTTGCCAACAACGAACGTTCGAGTCATGTCTGCGCGGTAGTTCTTGCATATTGCTCCAATATCGACGACAACAAGGTCTCCGTTTTTGAGTTTCCGTTCACCACATCCTCCGTGAGGATAGGCTGAGTGAGGACCTGAGGCAACTATAGTGTCGAAGGCTACGCCGTAGGATCCGTGGATGCGCATTGTATATTCGATTTCAGCGGCAACTTCATACTCTCGAATCCCAGCCTTAATCGTTTCGTAGGCTGTTTGCATGCTTTCAACCGTTAGTTCTGCGGCTTTTCGCATTTTTTTCAACTCGCCCGCATCTTTTATTCTGCGAAGGTTCCAGATGTATTCGCTTTTAGCCTCAAGCTTAGTGCTTTTCAGAGCTTTGCTGAACTTTTGATACGTTAGAACGTTCATGGCGTCGAAGCCTAGTTTCTTCAGCTTTTGGTTTCTAACTTGTTCTGCAACTTTTTTAACCAAGTCTTCTCCACGTTTTACCAGTTCTACCCTGCAGTTTTTTGCTTCAGCCTTTATCCATTCATAGTTTACGCCATAAACGTAAAGTGTGCTTTCACCTTCGCTTGGAACTAGCATCATAACAGCACCTAATGAATCAGCAGCGCCCAGTAACTCAGTGAAATAGAGCAGGTTAATCGGGTTAGCGATTATGTAACCGTCGAATTCTTTTTTGAAGGTTGTCTTTAAGGCTTTTATTCTATTCCTCAACACATATCCCTCTTTTGAGAGAATGTTAGTTGACTAAAATAGACTATAACTTTTATGGATTGCCGCCTATCCACCACTCATCAGCGACATAAGAATGACGTGATCTCCATCCTTTAACGTCGTTTCAACCCCGTCAAGTTGTCCCATCAACACTCCATTCACGGTAACAACAAAACCCGTTTTCACGTCTTTTTGACCAGGCTCAAAAACTTCTTTCTTAAAAGGCGTTCCGTAAAGGTTTGACAGTTTGCCTAGCAGGTCTTGAAGTGAAGTTTCCTTGTTTAACTCGAATTTTTCAACTCGTTTGTTAAGCATGTTCTTGATAAAGCCCAAATATTCCACCTTTACCTTCATGTTAAGCCACGTCTTCAAAAGAATAATTTTCGGCGTACCTATTTAACTCTTCTAAAACTCCTACGTTTGCAAATCGAAAACGAATTGTATGCACACATTTTCAGAAGGCGAGCTATGCTCTAACAGGAGTTTTTGGTAGCCCGGATAGGTTCAAATATCGGTTTAAAATATCGGCGTTAAGGCACAATTCTCTATCCTTTAGGAAAAATACAACTAAAATAAGCTTAAAAGAAGATTTTAGTGTATGAAAATGCTTAAACGACTATCAAATCATTTGCTTTCAGAATCCATATATTTGTTTGCCTATTTTCTTTTATGAGTGAGGATAGAAAAACATGGGAATTAAAAATATTAAAAAGAAGGCATTGGTCACTGGTGGTGGAGGTTTTATCGGTTCAAGACTTGTCAAGACACTATTGCGGACAGGATTTGCGGTAACCGTTCTTGATGTTCAGCCCGGCTTTCTTAAAGGTGAAACTGACCCAAATCTAGAACTGATAGGTATACGAAGCGATGGGCTGCGTGGAGGCATGGCTGATAGAAGTCTGGTTGAACAAGCTGTTAAAAATGTAGACGTAATTTATCACTTAGCAATCAATTGGGATTGGGGTGCCCAGCCAAGCGCTCTCCGTCTCGCAGATTTATTTGACGTTAATGTTAGAGGCACCCTAAATCTTCTGGAAGTAGCTAAATTCCATGGAGTAAAACACTTTATATCTGCAAGCAGCTGCGCTGTTTATGGAGAGCCCGAATCTTCTCCTATAGATGAGGAAACATTGTGCAAACCTGAGTTGTCTCCAACTCATCTCTCCGCATATGGTATAATGAAGCTCACCACTGAGAAACTCTGCCTTATGTATTACCACCATTATGGAATACCAGTCACCACCTTTCGAATAGAAGTTGTTTTTAGTGACGATGAATCACTGCTGTCTGCTTTAAGTAGAGAATACATTGACAAGATAATTAGAAATGAAAATATAGGAGTGCTTGACGATGAAGGGTGTGCAAGCATACATGTTGACGAAGTTGTGGATGCTTTTTTACTGGCCACCTTAAACAATAAGGCATACGGTCATGTTTTCAATGTTTCAAATCCCGCAACCTACATTACTCATGGCGAACTCTACGAATTCATAATTCAGTTGACTGGTTCAAAGAGTAAAATCGAGGTAATCCCAAGTGGGCGGCGTATAAGCTGCATGCCCGAATCCATAGAGAAGATACAAAGAATCCTAGGTTGGAAACCTCAAAAAACCAAAGAAGACCTCAAAAAGGCAGTAGCTGAAACCGTTAAGTCGATCATATCATATTACAAGGCGTAATGTAGTAGACTAGCAATCAGCTGATACGGCGCTTTTCATAAACACGTCTCATTCAGCGAAATTTTCCATCAAAAGTCTTAAGAAAATCTTATGGTAGCCCGGGAGAGATTCGAACTCTCGTCAGAGGGTCCAAAGCCCTCTATGCTTGTCCACTACACCACCGGGCTCCACAATGCCTATACACGCAACCATCGTAAAAACCTTAACACACACTTACACATACCTATGAAGAACGGGAAAAACGTTGGGTGTCAACCTCACTCCAATAATGGTAAAGCAAATTCTTACCTTAAACGATTTAAGAGGAAAAAGCCTCGCAGTAGACGCCAACAACTACCTCTACCAATTTCTATCCATCATACGAACAAGAGACGGAAATCCCCTAAAAGATTCAAAAGGAAACATCACATCCCACATCGCCGGCTTAATGTTCCGCTCCACATGTCTAATACGCGATTTTAACATAGATCTTGTTTTTGTATTTGATGGGCAACCACCAGCGCTTAAAGGAGAAGAAATTAGAAAGAGACGTGAACAACGAGAGAAATCCTTTCGAGAATGGCAACAGGCACTGAAAGCCGGTGACTACGCTAAAGCCTTTTCAAAAGCGGTTATGACTAGTCGGCTAACACGGAGCATGATAGAAGACGCTAAAAAGCTGCTTAGACTGCTTGGAATCCCATACGTGCAAGCCCCAAGCGAGGCAGAAGCTCAAACAGCCTACATGACAATGCGGGGAGATGTTTGGGCGGCAAGCAGCAAAGACTACGACACCGTTCTCTTCGGAGCATCAAAACTAGTGCGGTTCTTAACAATTCACGGACAGGAATACCTGCCAAGCAAAGGAACAGCAAGACCGTTAAAGCCCGAACTCATAACTTTACACAAACTTCTTTCACATCATGAAATAACGCGTTTGCAACTTGTTGACATGGCAATCTTGATTGGAACAGACTTCAATGAAGGCATAAAGGGCGTAGGATCCAAGACTGCACTCAAACTTATCAAAGAATACGGAAGAATAGAAAAACTGCCAAGCAAATTTTTGTCAAAAACTCCGCCCCAATACAAGGAAGTCAGAGAGATCTACCTTAGTCCAAAAACCACATCCGAATACGATCTGAACTATAGTCCTTTACGTGAGGATGAGCTTTTCCACTTCCTTTGTGACCAAAGGGATTTCGCTCGAAAACGGGTGGAAACGGTTATTCAGAGAATGAAAGAAGTTTATGGGATAAAGAAGCAGGCAAGGCTTGAAAAATGGTTTAGCAGGTGTATATAACTGGTTTGCTTTACGCTAAATTTGGGGTCTTGCTGAAAATGGTTTAAATATTCTAAAAAAGACAGAAAAACGTCAGAAAGTTATTTAAGCCATTTCCACGAAAAACCTATGACGTCATGAGAGGCAGATAGAATGAGATCAGATTACGCCTTATACGTCGTAGCCATAATATGCTTCATAGTAGCGATCTGCACAACCACCATGAATCTACAAACCTCACTCTATATCTATGCAATAGTCGTTCTCGGCATAATTTTCATGGGGCTTGGATACATAGCGAGACCGAAAAAGGTGATGCTTTCACCAGCGACTACAGCACCACCTGCACCACCACCAGAATCATTGCCAGAAAAAACAGTAAAACCGGAAAAACAAGCAACGAAAAAGAGGGCACGAAAGAAAAAGACTACAAGAAGCCGAGAAAAGAAGACTTAATTGTCTTATAGTCTTATTCATCAGTTTCCATTTCTAGTTGCCTATTCTTTAAACTGGAGAAAATTGACTTGTAACCCGCTAAGATGTTTTCACTTCTTTGCGATTCAACATTTCGGTTTTCGCCAAAAAAGGTTTTCATAAATCAGAAATAAAAGCAGTTTATAGTCTGAGGTGAGCATTCTCATAGAAATGAGAACCTAAAGATGCTGCAGAAATTGAAAGAAGGATGAGGTTCGGTTGCGTTTTTCTTATTCTGTTTCTTCGCCTTCCGTAGTTTCGCTTTCCTCTGTAACTACTTCTACCTTCGCCTCTGCAGGCTTTTCTTCTGCTTCCCCGACTGCTTCTGCCTCAGCAAACCTTCTGCTTATTCTAGTTATGCGTATTTTCACATGATCGCCTGGTTTCGTGTTTGGTATAAAGCATACTAAGCCTTTGATTCGCGCTATTCCTTCGCCTCGACGACTGGTTTCCAGAATTTCAACATCATATTCTTTTCCTATTTCAACTGGTTTTGGGGGGAAACGTCTGGGACCGTAGTCTCTGTCGGTTCTTCTTCCACGCCTTTCATAATGCATTCTTTCACCTCTTTGTAGTTCGTTAACAAGTAGCCTGACCTAGAATTTAGGAAGTTTGCGTTACCGTTAGCTGCCCGTATCGGCCTATGTTGAGTTGGATTTCTCCGCGGAACGATGTTATGTAGCCGTTTTGGATCTTGACTGTGTCGTTTTCGTTGACTTGTTCTATCTGGTCGTTCCACAAGGTTAGTTTTATTTGTCCAGTGTCGTCGCTTATCATTGCGTTTGCTACGCGATATGTTTCGTTCTTGTATCTAGACATGACTTCGCGGGCTGCTGTCTTTTCTAGAACCTTCGCCTCCACGTCTACCTGTTTCATTCCATTTCTTAAATCCTTTATTTTCAATTTTCTCCTCCCGTTTTGTTTACTTTTTCCGCTAGGACGAATTCTCTGTTGACTTTGACTGTTTTGACTGGGCATTCTTGCTGAAATGCCATTGGTTTGGCCATGTTTTTTGGCGAAACCTTTGCAACTGTTTTTCTTGCAGTTTCGTTTGTTCTGGAAGCCGTCTTGGCATATGTGCTGTTCGTCCCTTAATGCGATGCTGGTCACCAAAACGGAACCCATGTAAAAAGTGGCGAGAGGCTACTTTTACATGGTGCTGCTCTGGCAAGCCAGTGGTGTTGAAGGAAGATTGCGTTGAATATAAGTTTTATTATGGTCATTGGTATGGTGTTGAAAGGCTTGCCTAGGGAATATTATTTCAAAAATCGTATTACAGCTTAGAATGGAGATATCTCCCGCAAATCCCCCATTTCTTTTATATTTCCTTTAATGTCGTTGCAAAGCACGCGCTATAAGTTCTTTGAAAGTTATGCTTTTCCCGTAACCGAATGGTTTTTTATTCAAGCTCTATTATTGGTGGTTTTTTCAGCCGTTTTTCCACATATGTTCTCTAAAAGGCTTGCCTATCCACCTCTTCAAACTGACTGATATCTTATGAGTTCTTTTTAGATGGTCGCTTCTCTTCTTTTTTGGTATGGTTAAATCGCTGTGTTTACATTCTATTAATGGTTTGCCTTTCATATCTAGGAA from Candidatus Bathyarchaeota archaeon carries:
- a CDS encoding Xaa-Pro peptidase family protein — protein: MRNRIKALKTTFKKEFDGYIIANPINLLYFTELLGAADSLGAVMMLVPSEGESTLYVYGVNYEWIKAEAKNCRVELVKRGEDLVKKVAEQVRNQKLKKLGFDAMNVLTYQKFSKALKSTKLEAKSEYIWNLRRIKDAGELKKMRKAAELTVESMQTAYETIKAGIREYEVAAEIEYTMRIHGSYGVAFDTIVASGPHSAYPHGGCGERKLKNGDLVVVDIGAICKNYRADMTRTFVVGKPSAKQKKIYTVVKMAQEKAFRKMQDGVKAAETDAAARGIIGKAGYGEYFVHGLGHGVGLEVHEQPVLNSTSKDVLKAGNAVTDEPGIYIVGFGGFRIEDTVLVKKGNAERLTGRLYVLKKS
- a CDS encoding pyridoxal-phosphate dependent enzyme, whose product is MFRKVEEAYERIKGIVNKTPVMTSSTLNKITGSKCFLKCENFQKTGAFKFRGAFNALSQLSPEQKKKGVITHSSGNHAQALALAAKLLGIKAVIVMPENASLVKMAATKGYEAEIVTCGSNPTDREKAVIPLIERHGYTLIHPSNDLTIIAGAGTATYELIKEVSKLDYVFSPVGGGGLLSGTAIATKGLLPSAKIIGVEPKNADDAYQSFKAGKIIPVENPNTIADGLKTSLGSNTFRIIRGKVDQIITVSEEEIVEAMQFLWERMKLVVEPSGAVSLAGVLSKQIELESKKVGIIISGGNIDLTGFFDRI
- a CDS encoding NAD(P)-dependent oxidoreductase, with the translated sequence MGIKNIKKKALVTGGGGFIGSRLVKTLLRTGFAVTVLDVQPGFLKGETDPNLELIGIRSDGLRGGMADRSLVEQAVKNVDVIYHLAINWDWGAQPSALRLADLFDVNVRGTLNLLEVAKFHGVKHFISASSCAVYGEPESSPIDEETLCKPELSPTHLSAYGIMKLTTEKLCLMYYHHYGIPVTTFRIEVVFSDDESLLSALSREYIDKIIRNENIGVLDDEGCASIHVDEVVDAFLLATLNNKAYGHVFNVSNPATYITHGELYEFIIQLTGSKSKIEVIPSGRRISCMPESIEKIQRILGWKPQKTKEDLKKAVAETVKSIISYYKA
- a CDS encoding TRAM domain-containing protein — its product is MHYERRGRRTDRDYGPRRFPPKPVEIGKEYDVEILETSRRGEGIARIKGLVCFIPNTKPGDHVKIRITRISRRFAEAEAVGEAEEKPAEAKVEVVTEESETTEGEETE
- a CDS encoding OB-fold nucleic acid binding domain-containing protein → MKQVDVEAKVLEKTAAREVMSRYKNETYRVANAMISDDTGQIKLTLWNDQIEQVNENDTVKIQNGYITSFRGEIQLNIGRYGQLTVTQTS
- a CDS encoding Lrp/AsnC family transcriptional regulator; protein product: MHPDKIPKLLYELIKNSRRSDRDLAKVLGFSQPTVTRTRRKLEDEKYVLQYTALPDFTKLGFELAAFTFVQWLPEEKTETTSPYKWLDKEPRVIFVADGNGMGKNSLIVTMHKNYTDYSDFIADLRQKSKIANSNSFITTLTNIKKHMALAGLQKV
- a CDS encoding MoaD/ThiS family protein, which translates into the protein MKVKVEYLGFIKNMLNKRVEKFELNKETSLQDLLGKLSNLYGTPFKKEVFEPGQKDVKTGFVVTVNGVLMGQLDGVETTLKDGDHVILMSLMSGG
- the fen gene encoding flap endonuclease-1, whose translation is MGVNLTPIMVKQILTLNDLRGKSLAVDANNYLYQFLSIIRTRDGNPLKDSKGNITSHIAGLMFRSTCLIRDFNIDLVFVFDGQPPALKGEEIRKRREQREKSFREWQQALKAGDYAKAFSKAVMTSRLTRSMIEDAKKLLRLLGIPYVQAPSEAEAQTAYMTMRGDVWAASSKDYDTVLFGASKLVRFLTIHGQEYLPSKGTARPLKPELITLHKLLSHHEITRLQLVDMAILIGTDFNEGIKGVGSKTALKLIKEYGRIEKLPSKFLSKTPPQYKEVREIYLSPKTTSEYDLNYSPLREDELFHFLCDQRDFARKRVETVIQRMKEVYGIKKQARLEKWFSRCI